In Bacteriovorax stolpii, a single genomic region encodes these proteins:
- the kdpB gene encoding potassium-transporting ATPase subunit KdpB yields MKQKILTKEIYMQAIGDSFKKMNPKTLIKNPVIFITGLGALITTFTLVAHGFNWFEFQISIWLWFTVLFANFSEAIAEGKGKAQAESLRKSRTHAVARLLKNKVETKINATELRKGDLVVCEANDIIPADGEIIEGLASVDESAITGESAPVVRESGGDRSAVTGGTRVLSDRIVVKISVDPGEGFLDRMISLVEGASRQKTPNEIALSLLLTALTLVFLAAVVTLKFFADYAGESVSIPVLVSLLICLIPTTIGGLLSAIGISGMDRLIQKNVIALSGRAVEAAGDIDILLLDKTGTITYGNRMASELIAAPNIGEKEMYRLSYLASMSDDTPEGKSIIEFAKNKYSELESLSLAPDREFVAFTAQTRMSGINMNGGKTQIRKGAVDAIEKFVVSLGGQMPEAIVRASENIARAGGTPLVVCENEHVFGVVYLKDVVKNGIRERFAELRRMGIKTIMITGDNPLTAASIAAEAGVDDFMAQATPEMKLKRIREEQEKGHLVAMTGDGTNDAPALAQADVGVAMNTGTQAAREAGNMIDLDSNPTKLIEIVETGKQILMTRGSLTTFSIANDVAKYFAIIPALFAGLYAVHHNDGPLSILNVMKLGTPESAILSAVIFNALVIVALIPLALRGVAYRSVGARALLQRNILIYGVGGLITPFIGIKLIDMLISAF; encoded by the coding sequence ATGAAACAGAAAATCTTAACGAAAGAAATTTATATGCAGGCGATAGGTGACTCTTTTAAAAAGATGAACCCTAAAACCCTGATAAAAAATCCAGTCATTTTTATTACTGGACTAGGTGCCCTGATCACAACCTTCACCCTTGTCGCTCACGGCTTCAATTGGTTTGAATTCCAGATTTCCATCTGGCTTTGGTTCACAGTTTTATTTGCCAACTTCTCTGAAGCGATTGCTGAAGGAAAAGGAAAGGCCCAGGCGGAATCCTTGAGAAAATCTCGCACACACGCTGTTGCGAGACTCCTAAAAAATAAAGTGGAAACAAAGATCAATGCCACTGAATTAAGAAAAGGGGATCTAGTGGTTTGTGAGGCCAACGACATCATCCCGGCCGACGGGGAAATCATTGAAGGTTTAGCTTCAGTTGATGAATCAGCGATTACTGGTGAATCAGCACCAGTTGTCCGCGAAAGTGGAGGAGACAGAAGTGCGGTGACTGGTGGGACGAGAGTTCTGAGTGATCGCATTGTCGTTAAAATCTCAGTTGACCCGGGAGAAGGCTTCTTAGACCGTATGATTTCTCTGGTTGAAGGTGCAAGTAGACAAAAAACTCCCAATGAAATTGCCCTTTCACTTTTATTAACGGCACTAACTTTAGTTTTCCTGGCCGCAGTCGTAACCTTAAAGTTTTTTGCTGATTACGCAGGAGAATCAGTTTCCATTCCGGTTTTAGTGTCTCTTTTAATCTGTTTGATTCCAACAACGATTGGAGGCTTACTCAGTGCGATTGGGATTTCTGGGATGGATCGTCTCATCCAAAAAAATGTCATCGCTCTTAGTGGGCGCGCGGTTGAAGCTGCCGGGGATATCGACATTCTTCTTCTCGATAAAACAGGGACCATCACTTACGGAAACCGCATGGCCAGTGAATTGATCGCTGCCCCTAATATCGGTGAAAAAGAAATGTATCGACTTTCATACTTAGCTTCAATGAGTGATGACACTCCAGAAGGGAAGTCGATCATCGAGTTTGCAAAAAATAAATACAGTGAGCTTGAGTCATTAAGTCTTGCCCCCGACAGAGAGTTTGTTGCTTTCACGGCACAAACCAGAATGAGCGGGATCAATATGAATGGCGGCAAAACCCAAATCAGAAAAGGGGCCGTTGATGCCATTGAAAAATTTGTCGTCTCTCTTGGCGGGCAAATGCCAGAGGCCATCGTACGCGCCAGCGAAAATATCGCAAGGGCCGGTGGAACACCTCTCGTTGTTTGTGAGAACGAGCACGTCTTTGGTGTGGTTTATTTAAAAGATGTCGTTAAAAATGGCATCCGTGAAAGATTCGCTGAACTTCGTCGCATGGGAATTAAAACAATCATGATCACTGGAGATAACCCTTTAACGGCCGCTTCCATTGCTGCTGAAGCAGGTGTCGATGATTTCATGGCCCAGGCAACACCTGAGATGAAATTAAAGCGCATCAGAGAAGAACAGGAAAAAGGCCACCTGGTGGCGATGACTGGGGATGGAACTAACGATGCGCCGGCCCTGGCGCAAGCCGATGTCGGAGTGGCGATGAATACCGGGACTCAAGCGGCCCGCGAAGCAGGTAACATGATTGACCTCGACAGCAACCCAACGAAGCTCATTGAGATCGTTGAAACAGGAAAACAAATCCTCATGACCAGAGGAAGCTTAACAACTTTCAGTATCGCTAATGATGTGGCCAAATACTTTGCGATTATCCCGGCACTCTTTGCTGGTCTTTATGCCGTCCACCACAACGATGGACCACTTTCTATTTTAAACGTCATGAAGCTTGGAACTCCCGAGTCGGCGATTTTAAGTGCTGTTATCTTTAATGCCCTGGTGATCGTGGCGTTAATTCCTCTGGCCTTAAGAGGAGTCGCTTACCGCTCTGTCGGAGCAAGAGCTTTACTGCAAAGAAATATTTTAATTTACGGAGTTGGTGGTCTCATCACTCCATTTATCGGCATCAAGCTTATTGATATGCTGATTAGTGCTTTTTAA
- the kdpC gene encoding potassium-transporting ATPase subunit KdpC, with the protein MKLIRQSILCFAVMTVILGGVYPAVVMGIAQTFFHDKANGSFLSVDHQKVGSELIAQEFTQEKFFWARPSAAGYNGSASTGSNYALINKDHQKAVAERKAQGLDFDLLTTSGSGLDPHITPRAAYLQVPRIAKSRGIDEDALNQMVKDAIEERQFGLLGEERVNVLLLNMKLENIIDER; encoded by the coding sequence ATGAAATTAATAAGACAATCAATTCTATGTTTTGCTGTTATGACCGTGATTCTCGGTGGCGTGTATCCAGCGGTGGTTATGGGGATTGCTCAAACCTTTTTTCACGACAAGGCCAATGGGAGTTTCCTGAGTGTAGACCACCAAAAAGTGGGTTCAGAACTTATCGCACAGGAGTTTACTCAAGAGAAATTCTTTTGGGCCAGACCTTCGGCGGCCGGTTACAACGGCTCAGCGTCTACAGGCTCTAACTATGCACTTATAAACAAGGACCATCAAAAAGCTGTTGCTGAACGCAAGGCTCAAGGATTGGACTTCGATCTTTTGACGACTTCTGGAAGTGGTCTTGACCCGCACATTACACCTAGGGCCGCTTATCTACAGGTTCCAAGAATTGCCAAGTCTCGCGGTATTGATGAAGACGCTCTTAATCAAATGGTGAAAGATGCGATTGAAGAAAGACAGTTTGGACTCCTAGGAGAAGAGAGAGTAAATGTGTTATTGTTGAACATGAAATTGGAGAACATCATCGATGAACGATAA
- a CDS encoding sensor histidine kinase — protein MNDNGERPNPEMLLKAINRLETSTVRGKLRIFLGMCPGVGKTYAMLKTGIERANRGDKVFIGVVETHGRIETEVITNHIQKIPRLKVEHKNTIVEEMDLEEVLRLKPDLVLVDELAHTNIGSMRHKKRYQDIQEILNHGIDVYTTVNIQHIESIKDSVLKITGVNVRETVPDFFFDLADQVEIVDLSPDELLLRLKEGKVYLGDRAERAAENFFKIEHLIALRELALRYIAQKVDHDLQDQMVLKGLSGPWKTNEKLLVGISHSPHSERLIRATRRMASLIDCPWYALYVQTGETLNEADQKQLRTNIDMVQDLGGELITSMDTDILNAIRRTCHDKHITQILLGRPDKRLFKDLFQRGNLLDRLVNSKSEVDIHVIRSERLPVYTGLSSKILRHIPKFTSSLYSYYGASWMMLGLSVVGYGLSPFMGYRSMGSLFLVAMLFFSTFLTRGPLIYCAFLSAFIWNFFFIPPQFTFNIQAKEDILMVITYFIAALVGGMLTSKIKKQEEILERREKQTRSLYEFTKELSGQGDEKKIISFLKGTLEDHFGSGIKILVSDQKEKVLVNNILLNEKDYSVALWSYHHNKKAGWSTDTLSAADCISMPLSGENSVLGTVLFYPSDKKKILSIDQEVLIDTLMKQASLALERVIYGKQVHELRLAEVSKKLHQTLLNSVSHEMRTPLTALIGSASALKEKAVGENAETRDILTSEIVSSAKRLNRVVENLLDLSRLEREDLALKKEWFSLEDFFHELKSQAQNDLGEVKLRSEGNLSGLIEADFTLLLHSFANLVSNSVRYAGPEAQMTFVVNDKAAKDHFEIYFYDNGPGIPKDYKEQIFEKFFRLPNSKAGGLGLGLAIVKSIIELHDGSIELSDTYSGACYKIQLPKKQVPKNLVNQEA, from the coding sequence ATGAACGATAATGGTGAGCGCCCGAATCCCGAGATGCTCTTAAAGGCCATCAACCGCCTGGAGACATCAACTGTCAGAGGAAAACTTAGAATTTTTCTAGGAATGTGCCCTGGCGTGGGAAAAACCTACGCCATGTTAAAAACCGGCATCGAGAGGGCCAACCGCGGGGATAAAGTTTTTATCGGGGTTGTGGAAACTCACGGGCGTATTGAAACGGAAGTGATCACCAATCACATTCAAAAAATCCCGCGTTTAAAAGTCGAGCACAAAAATACCATTGTCGAAGAAATGGACCTGGAAGAAGTCCTGCGCTTAAAACCTGACCTGGTTTTAGTAGATGAGCTTGCTCATACCAATATCGGGTCGATGAGACATAAAAAGCGCTACCAGGACATTCAAGAGATTTTAAATCACGGTATTGATGTTTATACGACTGTTAATATCCAGCACATTGAAAGTATCAAAGACTCAGTGTTAAAAATCACAGGAGTCAACGTCAGAGAGACTGTGCCTGATTTCTTTTTTGATCTCGCTGATCAAGTCGAAATCGTCGATCTTTCTCCCGATGAACTTTTACTTCGCTTAAAAGAAGGAAAGGTGTATCTCGGTGATAGAGCAGAAAGAGCGGCAGAAAATTTTTTTAAGATTGAACACCTGATTGCTCTGCGCGAGCTGGCCCTGCGATACATTGCTCAGAAAGTTGACCACGACCTGCAAGACCAGATGGTTTTAAAAGGTTTAAGCGGTCCATGGAAAACCAATGAAAAATTACTGGTAGGGATTAGTCACAGTCCGCACTCGGAAAGACTCATCCGTGCGACAAGAAGAATGGCTTCACTCATTGATTGCCCATGGTACGCGCTTTATGTCCAAACAGGGGAGACTCTGAATGAAGCCGATCAAAAACAATTAAGAACGAACATCGATATGGTTCAGGACTTGGGTGGAGAGCTGATTACCAGCATGGACACCGATATTCTCAATGCCATCAGAAGAACGTGCCACGATAAGCACATCACTCAGATTCTCCTCGGGCGCCCTGATAAGAGATTGTTTAAAGATCTTTTCCAGCGCGGGAACCTGCTTGATCGTTTAGTGAATTCAAAAAGTGAAGTGGACATTCATGTGATCAGGTCGGAGAGACTTCCGGTTTACACCGGTCTTTCCTCTAAAATTTTAAGGCATATCCCTAAATTCACCTCTTCACTTTATAGTTACTATGGCGCAAGCTGGATGATGCTTGGGCTCTCTGTCGTCGGTTACGGGCTTTCTCCTTTTATGGGATACCGTTCGATGGGATCGCTCTTTTTAGTAGCGATGCTTTTTTTCTCAACTTTTTTAACCAGAGGACCACTGATTTACTGTGCGTTCTTAAGTGCTTTCATCTGGAACTTCTTTTTCATTCCACCGCAGTTTACTTTTAACATCCAGGCCAAAGAAGACATCCTGATGGTTATTACGTATTTTATTGCTGCTTTAGTTGGCGGAATGCTTACCTCTAAAATTAAAAAGCAGGAAGAAATCCTAGAGAGAAGAGAAAAACAAACCCGCTCCCTTTATGAATTCACTAAAGAACTCTCTGGCCAGGGCGATGAAAAGAAAATCATTTCTTTTCTCAAGGGAACCTTGGAAGACCATTTTGGATCAGGGATTAAAATCTTAGTCAGTGACCAGAAAGAAAAAGTCCTGGTGAATAATATACTATTGAATGAAAAAGATTATTCGGTCGCGCTCTGGTCTTACCACCACAATAAAAAAGCAGGCTGGTCGACCGATACGCTTTCGGCCGCGGATTGTATCAGTATGCCGCTTTCAGGGGAAAACAGTGTTCTGGGAACAGTGCTTTTTTACCCAAGCGATAAAAAGAAAATCCTGAGCATTGACCAGGAAGTTCTAATTGATACGCTCATGAAACAGGCCTCACTGGCACTTGAAAGAGTGATCTATGGGAAACAAGTTCATGAGTTAAGACTGGCGGAAGTTTCCAAAAAACTCCATCAGACTCTTTTAAACTCGGTTTCTCACGAGATGAGAACTCCACTGACAGCTTTAATTGGCTCAGCTTCAGCGCTCAAAGAAAAAGCAGTCGGTGAAAATGCAGAAACCAGAGATATCCTGACGTCAGAAATCGTTTCTTCGGCAAAGCGCCTTAACCGGGTTGTAGAGAACTTACTGGATTTAAGCCGACTGGAAAGAGAAGACCTGGCCTTAAAGAAAGAGTGGTTTAGCCTTGAAGATTTTTTCCACGAACTCAAGTCTCAGGCGCAAAACGACTTAGGTGAAGTGAAATTAAGAAGTGAAGGCAACTTAAGTGGTCTGATTGAAGCAGACTTCACCCTTCTTCTGCATTCATTTGCCAATTTAGTTTCTAATTCTGTCCGTTATGCAGGGCCCGAAGCACAAATGACTTTTGTCGTTAATGATAAGGCCGCCAAAGATCATTTTGAGATCTATTTCTATGACAATGGCCCGGGAATTCCTAAAGACTACAAAGAGCAAATCTTTGAAAAGTTCTTCAGGCTTCCTAACTCAAAGGCCGGAGGTCTGGGGTTGGGGCTGGCGATTGTAAAAAGTATTATCGAACTCCATGACGGAAGCATTGAATTGAGTGATACTTATAGTGGAGCTTGTTACAAAATCCAGCTTCCAAAAAAACAGGTGCCTAAAAATTTGGTTAATCAAGAAGCCTAA
- a CDS encoding response regulator → MNTKILVVDDETSIRKFLKVSLEANQFEVVEAHNGNEALQKVIEARPGLVILDHGLPDMNGIEVLKKLREWSSVPVIFLTVRDADEDKVQALDNGADDYLTKPFSLPELMARIRVALRHSKTEETEPVLNFGKLSLNQATHKVSYDNHELKLTSTEYDLLKLLLKNGEKLVPHRMILKEIWGPNSVEHNHYLRVYFGQIRKKLDQVHEGAGEIIENESGVGYRLKNVP, encoded by the coding sequence ATGAACACCAAAATCCTGGTCGTCGATGACGAAACATCTATCCGCAAATTCCTCAAGGTTTCTCTTGAGGCCAATCAATTTGAAGTGGTGGAGGCCCATAACGGAAATGAAGCTCTTCAGAAAGTGATTGAAGCTCGCCCTGGATTGGTCATTCTCGACCACGGTCTTCCGGATATGAATGGGATTGAAGTGCTAAAAAAGCTTCGTGAGTGGTCGAGTGTCCCGGTGATTTTTCTCACGGTCAGAGACGCTGATGAAGATAAAGTTCAGGCCCTTGATAATGGCGCAGATGACTACCTGACAAAGCCTTTTAGCTTACCGGAGCTGATGGCGAGAATCCGCGTGGCCCTTCGCCATTCAAAAACTGAAGAGACTGAGCCGGTTCTTAACTTTGGAAAACTTTCTTTAAATCAGGCAACACACAAGGTTTCTTACGACAACCATGAATTAAAACTTACCTCAACTGAATACGATCTTTTAAAACTCCTTTTAAAAAATGGAGAAAAGCTCGTTCCTCATCGCATGATCTTAAAAGAAATCTGGGGGCCCAACTCTGTTGAGCACAACCATTACCTAAGAGTGTATTTTGGCCAGATTAGGAAAAAACTTGATCAAGTCCATGAGGGAGCAGGGGAGATTATCGAGAATGAGTCTGGAGTGGGATACAGGCTTAAAAATGTACCCTAG
- a CDS encoding multiheme c-type cytochrome — translation MKKYLLLSLLALTSCSYFIETVDKNSVVKAPVEKKVSIVFSHNISGETHPCGCRNFPLGGLPQVAGLFADISKDSELIYVDTGDTFFPSSVVPVTMKDSLTFAGENLALGLEQVGLKYYLPGDQDFAMGLAFLQGIANTRKFEFLIANLKDETLIKHRKFAVIERNKSKIFLVGLVDPEVFNGPHADYFMKPADALPGIMEELKAAGYEKNNDYHRLVILSHAGIDPDKELAKAYPFVDWIIGAHSQSFLRYSVDEGNVKIVQTLSKNHYIGDIKIDVNSKKQTDTYELHEIRDELERKLTPNPMRSFIDDHKTKMNDLQIKEQAKMGMSDILNAEIHKDVKKFKTAASCIECHKPQTDFWQKTPHSIAYTTLINVKEPNNLSCIGCHSLGLNDPKGYTTQKNMVTFKGKPLKTYWDEVQKMGAHVETVRKLPPEEIKKVSVKWFALDKKAGVKSNFANVQCLNCHTQEDAHPVRTEPKLAEKDREFNIKNKCLGCHTPDQSPEWYESGIKVNAKFEESYKKVSCPRM, via the coding sequence ATGAAAAAATATCTTTTGCTCTCTCTTCTCGCCCTCACCTCTTGTTCTTACTTTATCGAAACGGTCGATAAGAACTCGGTGGTGAAGGCGCCAGTCGAAAAGAAAGTCTCTATCGTCTTCTCTCACAATATCAGCGGTGAAACTCACCCATGTGGCTGCCGAAACTTTCCGCTTGGGGGTCTTCCGCAAGTTGCCGGGCTCTTTGCTGATATCTCAAAGGACAGTGAGCTCATCTACGTTGATACCGGAGATACGTTTTTTCCCTCATCAGTTGTTCCAGTGACCATGAAAGACTCTCTGACTTTTGCCGGAGAAAACCTGGCCCTTGGGTTAGAGCAAGTTGGCCTTAAGTACTACCTTCCGGGAGATCAGGACTTTGCAATGGGGCTCGCGTTTCTTCAGGGAATTGCCAATACAAGAAAGTTTGAATTCTTAATTGCTAACCTAAAAGATGAGACTTTAATCAAGCACAGAAAGTTTGCAGTTATTGAAAGAAATAAATCAAAAATTTTCTTAGTAGGATTAGTTGATCCTGAAGTCTTTAACGGTCCTCACGCTGATTACTTTATGAAACCAGCGGACGCCCTTCCTGGGATTATGGAGGAGCTTAAAGCGGCCGGATATGAAAAAAATAATGACTACCACCGTTTAGTAATTCTCTCGCACGCTGGGATTGACCCGGATAAGGAATTGGCCAAGGCCTACCCTTTTGTTGACTGGATCATTGGCGCTCACTCACAGAGCTTTCTTCGCTACTCAGTTGATGAAGGAAATGTGAAGATCGTTCAGACACTTTCAAAAAACCACTACATTGGCGACATCAAGATCGATGTGAACTCAAAGAAACAAACTGACACCTACGAGCTTCATGAAATCCGCGATGAACTAGAAAGAAAACTCACTCCAAACCCAATGCGCTCATTTATTGATGACCACAAAACAAAGATGAATGACCTGCAGATTAAAGAGCAGGCCAAGATGGGAATGAGCGATATTTTAAATGCTGAAATACACAAAGACGTAAAAAAGTTTAAAACAGCTGCAAGCTGTATTGAATGCCACAAGCCACAGACTGATTTCTGGCAAAAAACTCCGCACTCAATTGCCTACACGACCTTAATCAATGTGAAAGAACCAAACAATCTTTCATGTATCGGTTGCCACTCTCTCGGGTTAAACGATCCAAAAGGTTATACGACTCAAAAGAACATGGTGACATTTAAAGGCAAACCATTAAAGACCTACTGGGATGAAGTGCAGAAGATGGGCGCTCATGTGGAAACAGTAAGAAAGCTTCCACCAGAAGAAATCAAAAAAGTTTCTGTGAAGTGGTTTGCTCTGGATAAGAAAGCTGGCGTAAAAAGCAATTTTGCCAATGTTCAGTGTTTAAACTGTCACACTCAAGAGGACGCTCACCCGGTTCGCACCGAACCAAAACTGGCCGAGAAGGACCGCGAGTTCAATATCAAAAACAAGTGCCTTGGGTGCCACACTCCAGACCAGTCACCTGAATGGTATGAAAGTGGAATCAAAGTAAACGCGAAATTTGAAGAAAGTTATAAGAAAGTCAGCTGCCCTAGGATGTAA
- a CDS encoding tetratricopeptide repeat protein — MKRSQILICAFLVIFVSACKTQEDIRRERTVETLNEEVQQTKKAAASGNTRFQSIEEQVSRLQGQLEEANHARSQSIKDNQALNDRINVLEKSNKEQVEYLKALTEKVNNQSGYIEEVLEKLKALAEKPVEKTSSKKKAVNPDSVEMEDEDLPATFDNGMKKFRAKEYDSAKEIFKEVSENKKASKKNREGATLYLGMTEYKQKNYEGAKVYFSKVFSDNPDSSYAPQALLNLGKTFSQLKSKEEANMTFDELISRFPKSKEAQEAQKLKK, encoded by the coding sequence ATGAAACGTTCTCAAATTCTCATTTGTGCATTCCTAGTTATTTTTGTTTCAGCTTGTAAAACACAGGAAGACATCCGTCGTGAAAGAACTGTTGAAACGTTAAACGAAGAAGTTCAACAAACAAAGAAAGCTGCAGCTTCAGGCAATACTCGCTTCCAATCAATCGAAGAGCAAGTTTCAAGACTTCAAGGGCAACTTGAAGAAGCGAACCACGCTCGTTCACAATCAATTAAAGACAATCAGGCCCTTAACGATCGTATCAACGTTCTAGAAAAATCAAACAAAGAACAAGTTGAATACCTAAAAGCTTTAACTGAAAAAGTTAACAATCAAAGCGGATACATCGAAGAAGTTCTTGAGAAATTAAAGGCGCTTGCGGAAAAGCCGGTTGAAAAGACGTCTTCAAAAAAAAAAGCGGTAAATCCAGATAGCGTAGAAATGGAAGACGAAGATCTTCCAGCGACGTTTGATAACGGAATGAAAAAATTCCGTGCAAAAGAATACGACTCGGCAAAAGAAATCTTTAAAGAAGTTTCTGAAAACAAAAAGGCCAGCAAGAAAAACCGCGAAGGTGCCACTCTGTACTTGGGAATGACTGAGTACAAACAGAAAAACTATGAAGGTGCTAAAGTGTACTTCTCAAAAGTTTTCAGCGACAACCCAGACTCAAGCTACGCTCCTCAGGCCCTTTTAAACCTGGGAAAAACGTTCTCTCAGCTAAAATCTAAAGAAGAGGCCAATATGACATTTGATGAGCTGATCTCACGTTTCCCAAAAAGCAAAGAAGCGCAGGAAGCTCAGAAACTAAAAAAATAA
- a CDS encoding DUF4398 domain-containing protein — protein MKNNLALILIVLLVSACGLTTTRPKLEMSMAQTAFMAAKEAQADVKAPGLYRKAEYYYLKAKSSYKRKYFNKAQQYALLSKKYSERAEYVAIRKKTLENL, from the coding sequence TTGAAAAATAATTTAGCTTTAATTCTTATTGTTCTATTAGTTTCAGCGTGTGGTTTAACTACCACACGCCCGAAACTTGAAATGTCCATGGCCCAGACCGCTTTCATGGCCGCCAAAGAAGCCCAGGCAGATGTCAAAGCTCCCGGTCTCTACAGAAAAGCCGAGTATTACTATCTCAAGGCCAAGTCCTCATACAAACGCAAATACTTTAATAAAGCCCAACAATACGCTCTACTATCCAAAAAATATTCCGAACGTGCAGAATATGTTGCTATTAGGAAGAAGACGTTAGAAAATTTATAG
- the pal gene encoding peptidoglycan-associated lipoprotein Pal, producing MKFRSVLVLTLLAASLTLTSCASKKTKPTDGVDGTDTSSQIDNGNNSGVALELNGDSDSNRAGALKTVYFGYSSSAIEGSTRDTLNANADFLKTNASVRVQVEGHCDERGSVQLNLALGERRAKATRDYLVAQGVASSRISIISLGKEKPVSFGHDEESWSKNRRANFVVTEK from the coding sequence ATGAAATTCAGATCGGTACTTGTATTAACACTTTTGGCAGCATCTCTAACTCTTACATCTTGTGCGAGCAAAAAAACTAAACCTACTGATGGTGTAGATGGTACAGATACTTCTTCTCAAATCGACAATGGGAACAACTCTGGTGTAGCTCTAGAACTTAACGGTGACTCTGATTCAAACCGTGCTGGTGCTCTTAAAACTGTATACTTTGGATACAGCTCTTCAGCTATCGAAGGTTCTACTCGCGATACACTAAATGCAAACGCTGATTTCCTTAAAACAAATGCATCAGTTAGAGTTCAAGTTGAAGGTCACTGTGATGAGCGCGGAAGTGTTCAATTGAACCTTGCGCTTGGAGAAAGAAGAGCTAAGGCAACAAGAGACTACTTAGTAGCTCAAGGTGTAGCTTCTTCAAGAATCAGCATCATCTCTCTTGGTAAAGAAAAACCAGTATCTTTCGGACACGATGAAGAGTCTTGGTCAAAAAACCGTAGAGCGAACTTCGTAGTAACTGAAAAGTAA